In Monomorium pharaonis isolate MP-MQ-018 chromosome 3, ASM1337386v2, whole genome shotgun sequence, a genomic segment contains:
- the LOC118644650 gene encoding uncharacterized protein LOC118644650 codes for MAERLLDMVYSVIKIAGPAKFKVGDSVRVSKYKTIFEKGYTSNWTTEVFKIFKVQRTNPVTYLLEDYRGTSIAGAFYEHELHRATHPDVFLVEKVLRKKGDEVYVKWLGFDGSHNSWIHKDNVI; via the coding sequence ATGGCAGAAAGACTCTTAGATATGGTATACAGCGTTATAAAGATTGCTGGTCCAGCGAAATTTAAAGTAGGTGACTCTGTACGCGTGAGCAAGTACAAGACGATTTTCGAGAAAGGTTACACATCAAATTGGACAACCGAGGTGTTCAAGATCTTTAAAGTGCAGCGTACCAACCCCGTAACTTATTTACTCGAGGATTATCGCGGAACATCTATTGctggagcgttctacgagcATGAATTGCATCGCGCGACTCACCCGGACGTATTTCTGGTAGAGAAAGTATTGCGCAAAAAAGGAGACGAGGTTTATGTCAAATGgttgggattcgatggatcacACAATTCATGGATACACAAagacaatgttatttaa